Proteins encoded in a region of the Hypomesus transpacificus isolate Combined female chromosome 17, fHypTra1, whole genome shotgun sequence genome:
- the trpm4a gene encoding transient receptor potential cation channel subfamily M member 4a isoform X2 — MKETDKENEGGWLRGGTRKTEKDQSWIPKIIKKRVCTSFVEDSFSNGALCQCGGVREMHGSIATGDYFGAAIVSQWDSSQHSSEYPTDAFGELEFAGSGRRHSHFLRLSCDTPPQIVYTLMTAHWGVPSPNLVVSVVGGEGREKVKTWVREVLRQGLVRAAQSTGAWIVTGGLREGVGRCVGEAVRDHGAAASSFSQKKVIALGVAPWGLVHNRQQLVNPQGSFPARYYVQNTSRDSCCLDNNYQAFLLVDDGSVGRPGGETAFRANMEDYISHQRTGIWGSGNIEIPVLCMLISGEVAMLERVDLSLKKTTPWLVLAGSGPAADLICEVLDDLSTVLLSPPISPSESEGGEGPCTELRDRVRDKVRRHFPAEVDLEKLVDRVLSIYQNRDLITVFHGEQEGPDDFDTVLLKALVRASKRISSDASEYIEELKLAVAWNRVDIAKSELFNGDILWRYEDLEDSMTDALVNDKPQFVRLFTENGLNILDYLTYRRLETLYRSLSDSSLAYTLLQRRLTERQGLAGLLPDLPDSLDGGSPLKTPQSPLTGPVSAKELSLYEVSRLLWGILGDVCEPFYYSPLGLDHSTGTRRALKHVNKLLLGDCPYREQRCLSPWASLFIWAVLQNRSEMAVYFWEMAGESVLSALSGCKMLRELSKLESETETKLSMKELAQKFENLAHDVFSECYQSSESRSFTLLIRKSPVWSGATCLQMATAADARLFFSHDGVQSLLSQIWWGDMERSTEVWKLVITFFLPPLIYTNLISFREQEEEGKSDELPHGRETDSLDGGDGGTVFSLADIMKTEEDAEEYAALRASLKDSSPSPPKLPYAVLRWRQFWFAPVTSFLGNVLMYFLFLCLFAYVLLVDFMPPPPKGPSTLEFVLYFWVFTLVCEEIRQTFFVGTTTVFLRMKIYIQDMWNKCDLTAIILFSLGLCCRMFPWSYEFGRAVMALDFMVFTLRLIHIFAIHKQLGPKIIILGKMVRAEKVCRRVQGLEADEGCVLLPLLLGCVAYGLRRSQSGSSLLLRSPTGLDLPTSVL; from the exons AGCTGGATACCCAAGATCATCAAGAAGCGAGTGTGCACCTCATTTGTCGAGGACTCCTTCAG CAATGGAGCATTGTGCCAGTGCGGAGGTGTGCGTGAGATGCATGGCTCCATTGCCACAGGCGACTATTTTGGGGCGGCGATTGTCAGCCAATGGGACAGTTCCCAGCACTCCTCTGAGTATCCCACAGATGCCTTTGGAGAGCTGGAGTTTGCTGGGTCTGGGAGGAGGCACAGCCAT TTCCTGCGTCTGTCATGTGACACTCCACCTCAGATCGTGTACACCCTGATGACAGCCCACTGGGGTGTGCCCTCACCCAACCTAGTGGTGTCAGTGGTAGGAGGCGAAGGTCGTGAAAAGGTCAAGACCTGGGTGAGGGAGGTGCTGCGGCAGGGGTTGGTGAGAGCGGCACAGAGCACAG gGGCATGGATAGTGAcaggggggctgagggagggggtgggccgCTGTGTGGGGGAGGCAGTTAGGGATCACGGGGCGGCGGCCTCCTCATTCTCTCAGAAAAAAGTAATTGCCCTTGGCGTGGCCCCCTGGGGTCTGGTGCACAACAGACAGCAGCTCGTCAaccctcag GGTAGTTTTCCAGCACGTTACTATGTGCAGAACACATCTCGTGACTCCTGCTGCCTGGATAATAACTACCAGGCCTTCCTCCTGGTGGATGATGGGAGTGTCGGTCGTCCAGGTGGAGAGACAGCTTTCAGGGCCAATATGGAGGACTACATCTCCCATCAGCGTACTGGCATCTGGG GTAGTGGCAATATTGAAATCCCTGTGCTGTGTATGCTCATCTCTGGGGAGGTCGCCATGTTGGAG aGAGTTGACCTCTCTCTGAAGAAGACCACCCCGTGGCTGGTCCTGGCTGGTTCCGGCCCAGCGGCCGACCTGATCTGCGAGGTCCTGGACGATCTCTCGACCGTGCTCCTcagcccccccatctccccatccgagagtgagggtggggaggggcccTGCACGGAGCTGAGGGACAGGGTGCGTGACAAGGTCAGGAGACACTTCCCTGCTGAGGTGGACCTCGAGAAGCTGGTGGATAGG GTTCTGAGTATTTATCAGAACAGAGATCTGATCACAGTGTTTCATGGGGAACAGGAAGGTCCTGATGACTTTGACACAGTGCTCCTCAAGGCTCTGGTTAGAG caagtAAACGCATATCCAGCGATGCCAGTGAGTACATAGAGGAGTTGAAGCTCGCTGTAGCGTGGAACAGAGTGGACATCGCAAAAAGTGAACTCTTCAACGGAGACATCCTGTGGAGG TATGAGGACCTCGAGGACTCCATGACGGACGCGCTCGTCAACGACAAGCCCCAGTTTGTGCGCCTCTTCACCGAGAACGGCCTCAACATCCTGGACTACCTAACCTACCGGCGACTGGAGACCCTCTATCGGTCGCTCTCTGACAGCTCTCTGGCGTACACGCTGCTCCAGCGGCGCCTCACCGAACGACAAGGCTTGGCAGGCTTGCTGCCTgacctccctgactccctggATGGAGGCTCACCCCTCAAAACGCCTCAGAGCCCGCTAACAGGACCCGTCTCGGCCAAAGAGCTGAGCTTGTATGAG GTTTCTCGTTTATTATGGGGTATCCTGGGTGATGTGTGTGAGCCATTCTACTACAGCCCACTGGGCCTGGACCACAGCACCGGCACAAGGAGAGCCCTGAAG cATGTGAACAAGTTGCTGTTGGGGGACTGTCCCTACAGGGAACAacgatgtctctctccctgggccTCCCTCTTCATCTGGGCCGTCCTGCAGAACCGTAGCGAGATGGCCGtctacttctgggagatg GCGGGAGAGTCTGTGCTCAGTGCGCTGAGCGGTTGCAAGATGCTGAGAGAGCTATCGAAGCTGGAGAGTGAGACGGAGACCAAGCTCTCCATGAAGGAGCTGGCACAGAAGTTTGAGAACCTAGCTCATG ATGTCTTCAGCGAGTGCTACCAGAGCAGTGAAAGCCGCTCCTTCACTCTCCTCATCAGGAAGTCTCCGGTGTGGAGTGGAGCCACCTGCCTGCAGATGGCCACCGCAGCCGACGCCCGCCTCTTCTTCAGCCATGACGGTGTACAG TCTTTGCTGTCTCAGATCTGGTGGGGGGACATGGAGCGGAGCACGGAGGTGTGGAAACTGGTCATCACCTTCTTCCTGCCCCCTCTCATCTACACCAACCTCATCAGCTTCAG ggagcaggaggaagaagggaagtCAGACGAGTTACCGCACGGTCGGGAAACAGACAGTCTGGATGGGGGCGATGGGGGCACTGTGTTCTCCCTCGCCGACatcatgaaaac TGAGGAGGATGCAGAGGAATATGCTGCGCTAAGGGCCAGTCTTAAAG attcttctccatcccctcccaaGCTTCCATATGCTGTGCTACGATGGCGGCAGTTCTGGTTTGCACCTGTCACCTCATTCCTAGGCAACGTGTTGATgtacttcctcttcctctgcctgttTGCTTACGTCCTATTGGTGGACTTcatgcccccacccccaaaagGCCCATCCACCTTAGAGTTTGTGCTGTACTTCTGGGTCTTCACGCTTGTGTGCGAGGAGATCCGACAG ACCTTCTTTGTGGGCACCACCACTGTGTTTCTAAGAATGAAGATCTACATCCAAGATATGTGGAACAAGTGTGACCTCACAGCCATCATACTGTTTTCCCTCGGACTatgctgcag GATGTTTCCGTGGTCGTATGAGTTTGGCCGGGCTGTGATGGCTCTGGACTTTATGGTGTTCACCCTCAGGCTTATCCACATTTTTGCCATCCACAAGCAACTGGGCCCCAAAATCATCATATTGGGGAAAATGGTGAGGGCTGAAAAAGTGTGCAGGAGAGTACAGGGTCTTGAAGCAG ATGAAGGATgtgttcttcttcctcttcttcttggcTGTGTGGCTTATGGCCTACGGCGTAGCCAATCAGGCTCTTCTCTACTCCTACGATCCCCGACCGGATTGGATCTTCCGACGAGTGTTTTATAG
- the trpm4a gene encoding transient receptor potential cation channel subfamily M member 4a isoform X1, producing the protein MKETDKENEGGWLRGGTRKTEKDQSWIPKIIKKRVCTSFVEDSFSNGALCQCGGVREMHGSIATGDYFGAAIVSQWDSSQHSSEYPTDAFGELEFAGSGRRHSHFLRLSCDTPPQIVYTLMTAHWGVPSPNLVVSVVGGEGREKVKTWVREVLRQGLVRAAQSTGAWIVTGGLREGVGRCVGEAVRDHGAAASSFSQKKVIALGVAPWGLVHNRQQLVNPQGSFPARYYVQNTSRDSCCLDNNYQAFLLVDDGSVGRPGGETAFRANMEDYISHQRTGIWGSGNIEIPVLCMLISGEVAMLERVDLSLKKTTPWLVLAGSGPAADLICEVLDDLSTVLLSPPISPSESEGGEGPCTELRDRVRDKVRRHFPAEVDLEKLVDRVLSIYQNRDLITVFHGEQEGPDDFDTVLLKALVRASKRISSDASEYIEELKLAVAWNRVDIAKSELFNGDILWRYEDLEDSMTDALVNDKPQFVRLFTENGLNILDYLTYRRLETLYRSLSDSSLAYTLLQRRLTERQGLAGLLPDLPDSLDGGSPLKTPQSPLTGPVSAKELSLYEVSRLLWGILGDVCEPFYYSPLGLDHSTGTRRALKHVNKLLLGDCPYREQRCLSPWASLFIWAVLQNRSEMAVYFWEMAGESVLSALSGCKMLRELSKLESETETKLSMKELAQKFENLAHDVFSECYQSSESRSFTLLIRKSPVWSGATCLQMATAADARLFFSHDGVQSLLSQIWWGDMERSTEVWKLVITFFLPPLIYTNLISFREQEEEGKSDELPHGRETDSLDGGDGGTVFSLADIMKTEEDAEEYAALRASLKDSSPSPPKLPYAVLRWRQFWFAPVTSFLGNVLMYFLFLCLFAYVLLVDFMPPPPKGPSTLEFVLYFWVFTLVCEEIRQTFFVGTTTVFLRMKIYIQDMWNKCDLTAIILFSLGLCCRMFPWSYEFGRAVMALDFMVFTLRLIHIFAIHKQLGPKIIILGKMMKDVFFFLFFLAVWLMAYGVANQALLYSYDPRPDWIFRRVFYRPYLHIFGQIPIHEMDADKLVEVECTDNATLIEAGAEPCLSTYANWLVVLLLVIYLLVTNILLVNLLIAMFSYTFSKVQEHSDTYWKFQRYNLIVEYHSRSCLAPPFIILSHLNLFIKRHIRRIPSVKIKHFVLELRGRKASRLNTWEAIQKENILSAHNKRQRDSDTERLKRTSVKVDSVLKQMAEIRDHDRRLRTLETELEYCSSALSWMVEALSQSPVIKPTRPPPTLRVADLTPLSPTC; encoded by the exons AGCTGGATACCCAAGATCATCAAGAAGCGAGTGTGCACCTCATTTGTCGAGGACTCCTTCAG CAATGGAGCATTGTGCCAGTGCGGAGGTGTGCGTGAGATGCATGGCTCCATTGCCACAGGCGACTATTTTGGGGCGGCGATTGTCAGCCAATGGGACAGTTCCCAGCACTCCTCTGAGTATCCCACAGATGCCTTTGGAGAGCTGGAGTTTGCTGGGTCTGGGAGGAGGCACAGCCAT TTCCTGCGTCTGTCATGTGACACTCCACCTCAGATCGTGTACACCCTGATGACAGCCCACTGGGGTGTGCCCTCACCCAACCTAGTGGTGTCAGTGGTAGGAGGCGAAGGTCGTGAAAAGGTCAAGACCTGGGTGAGGGAGGTGCTGCGGCAGGGGTTGGTGAGAGCGGCACAGAGCACAG gGGCATGGATAGTGAcaggggggctgagggagggggtgggccgCTGTGTGGGGGAGGCAGTTAGGGATCACGGGGCGGCGGCCTCCTCATTCTCTCAGAAAAAAGTAATTGCCCTTGGCGTGGCCCCCTGGGGTCTGGTGCACAACAGACAGCAGCTCGTCAaccctcag GGTAGTTTTCCAGCACGTTACTATGTGCAGAACACATCTCGTGACTCCTGCTGCCTGGATAATAACTACCAGGCCTTCCTCCTGGTGGATGATGGGAGTGTCGGTCGTCCAGGTGGAGAGACAGCTTTCAGGGCCAATATGGAGGACTACATCTCCCATCAGCGTACTGGCATCTGGG GTAGTGGCAATATTGAAATCCCTGTGCTGTGTATGCTCATCTCTGGGGAGGTCGCCATGTTGGAG aGAGTTGACCTCTCTCTGAAGAAGACCACCCCGTGGCTGGTCCTGGCTGGTTCCGGCCCAGCGGCCGACCTGATCTGCGAGGTCCTGGACGATCTCTCGACCGTGCTCCTcagcccccccatctccccatccgagagtgagggtggggaggggcccTGCACGGAGCTGAGGGACAGGGTGCGTGACAAGGTCAGGAGACACTTCCCTGCTGAGGTGGACCTCGAGAAGCTGGTGGATAGG GTTCTGAGTATTTATCAGAACAGAGATCTGATCACAGTGTTTCATGGGGAACAGGAAGGTCCTGATGACTTTGACACAGTGCTCCTCAAGGCTCTGGTTAGAG caagtAAACGCATATCCAGCGATGCCAGTGAGTACATAGAGGAGTTGAAGCTCGCTGTAGCGTGGAACAGAGTGGACATCGCAAAAAGTGAACTCTTCAACGGAGACATCCTGTGGAGG TATGAGGACCTCGAGGACTCCATGACGGACGCGCTCGTCAACGACAAGCCCCAGTTTGTGCGCCTCTTCACCGAGAACGGCCTCAACATCCTGGACTACCTAACCTACCGGCGACTGGAGACCCTCTATCGGTCGCTCTCTGACAGCTCTCTGGCGTACACGCTGCTCCAGCGGCGCCTCACCGAACGACAAGGCTTGGCAGGCTTGCTGCCTgacctccctgactccctggATGGAGGCTCACCCCTCAAAACGCCTCAGAGCCCGCTAACAGGACCCGTCTCGGCCAAAGAGCTGAGCTTGTATGAG GTTTCTCGTTTATTATGGGGTATCCTGGGTGATGTGTGTGAGCCATTCTACTACAGCCCACTGGGCCTGGACCACAGCACCGGCACAAGGAGAGCCCTGAAG cATGTGAACAAGTTGCTGTTGGGGGACTGTCCCTACAGGGAACAacgatgtctctctccctgggccTCCCTCTTCATCTGGGCCGTCCTGCAGAACCGTAGCGAGATGGCCGtctacttctgggagatg GCGGGAGAGTCTGTGCTCAGTGCGCTGAGCGGTTGCAAGATGCTGAGAGAGCTATCGAAGCTGGAGAGTGAGACGGAGACCAAGCTCTCCATGAAGGAGCTGGCACAGAAGTTTGAGAACCTAGCTCATG ATGTCTTCAGCGAGTGCTACCAGAGCAGTGAAAGCCGCTCCTTCACTCTCCTCATCAGGAAGTCTCCGGTGTGGAGTGGAGCCACCTGCCTGCAGATGGCCACCGCAGCCGACGCCCGCCTCTTCTTCAGCCATGACGGTGTACAG TCTTTGCTGTCTCAGATCTGGTGGGGGGACATGGAGCGGAGCACGGAGGTGTGGAAACTGGTCATCACCTTCTTCCTGCCCCCTCTCATCTACACCAACCTCATCAGCTTCAG ggagcaggaggaagaagggaagtCAGACGAGTTACCGCACGGTCGGGAAACAGACAGTCTGGATGGGGGCGATGGGGGCACTGTGTTCTCCCTCGCCGACatcatgaaaac TGAGGAGGATGCAGAGGAATATGCTGCGCTAAGGGCCAGTCTTAAAG attcttctccatcccctcccaaGCTTCCATATGCTGTGCTACGATGGCGGCAGTTCTGGTTTGCACCTGTCACCTCATTCCTAGGCAACGTGTTGATgtacttcctcttcctctgcctgttTGCTTACGTCCTATTGGTGGACTTcatgcccccacccccaaaagGCCCATCCACCTTAGAGTTTGTGCTGTACTTCTGGGTCTTCACGCTTGTGTGCGAGGAGATCCGACAG ACCTTCTTTGTGGGCACCACCACTGTGTTTCTAAGAATGAAGATCTACATCCAAGATATGTGGAACAAGTGTGACCTCACAGCCATCATACTGTTTTCCCTCGGACTatgctgcag GATGTTTCCGTGGTCGTATGAGTTTGGCCGGGCTGTGATGGCTCTGGACTTTATGGTGTTCACCCTCAGGCTTATCCACATTTTTGCCATCCACAAGCAACTGGGCCCCAAAATCATCATATTGGGGAAAATG ATGAAGGATgtgttcttcttcctcttcttcttggcTGTGTGGCTTATGGCCTACGGCGTAGCCAATCAGGCTCTTCTCTACTCCTACGATCCCCGACCGGATTGGATCTTCCGACGAGTGTTTTATAGGCCTTATCTCCACATATTTGGACAAATTCCCATACATGAAATGGATG CTGACAAGTTAGTGGAGGTAGAGTGCACAGACAATGCCACCTTGATTGAAGCCGGGGCGGAACCCTGCTTGAGCACCTACGCCAACTGGCTGGTGGTCCTCCTGTTGGTCATCTATCTGTTGGTCACTAACATTCTCCTGGTCAACCTGCTCATTGCCATGTTCAG CTACACCTTCTCCAAAGTGCAGGAGCACAGCGACACCTACTGGAAATTCCAGCGGTATAACCTGATTGTGGAGTATCATTCTCGATCCTGCCTGGCTCCACCCTTCATCATCCTCTCCCATCTAAACCTTTTCATCAAAAGACACATCCGCCGCATTCCCTCTGTCAAGATAAAACACTTTG TTCTGGAGTTGCGTGGTAGGAAGGCCAGCAGACTGAACACCTGGGAGGCTATCCAGAAGGAGAACATACTCTCTGCCCATAACAAACGACAGCGAGATAGTGACACAGAGCGACTTAAGCGTACCTCTGTCAA GGTGGACAGTGTCCTGAAGCAGATGGCTGAGATCCGTGATCACGACCGAAGGCTAAGAACACTGGAGACAGAG ctggaGTACTGCTCTAGCGCCCTCTCATGGATGGTGGAGGCACTCTCTCAAAGCCCTGTGATAAAGCCGACACGCCCGCCACCCACCCTCCGAG TTGCAGATTTGACTCCACTTTCTCCGACTTGTTGA